One segment of Peptococcaceae bacterium DNA contains the following:
- a CDS encoding nitroreductase family protein has translation MVKDKDIVMKVINDRRSIRNYTKDKVSEEDLRLILESARQAPSGENAQPWRFIVVRDEKNKKFLSDISRRGSGRRFTGEFISKQMQERFKTLEDEEKKLAAFKKLTSGDVSAFVNESDVIIIVIGKKDVWDLPFDTSAAIENMLLTVTALGLGACWLIAPCIDVRDEAVLNEHFKIPDDYKTISIISIGHPARIPNPRPRLPLEELVFNEEFGTFYYSKNDA, from the coding sequence ATGGTTAAAGATAAAGATATAGTTATGAAAGTTATCAATGACCGCAGGAGCATCAGGAATTACACGAAAGACAAGGTCTCGGAGGAGGACCTGCGGTTAATACTGGAGAGCGCAAGGCAGGCCCCATCGGGAGAGAATGCCCAGCCGTGGCGGTTCATAGTTGTAAGGGACGAGAAGAATAAAAAATTTTTATCAGATATTTCCCGGAGGGGCAGCGGCCGCAGGTTCACCGGGGAGTTCATCAGCAAACAGATGCAGGAACGGTTTAAAACGCTGGAGGACGAAGAGAAAAAGCTGGCTGCCTTTAAGAAATTGACATCAGGTGATGTGTCGGCCTTTGTGAACGAGTCGGACGTGATCATAATCGTCATCGGCAAAAAGGATGTATGGGATTTGCCGTTTGACACATCGGCGGCCATCGAGAACATGCTGCTGACCGTGACCGCCCTTGGTCTCGGCGCCTGCTGGCTGATCGCCCCGTGCATCGATGTGCGGGACGAAGCGGTGCTCAACGAGCATTTCAAGATACCGGACGATTATAAAACGATCAGCATTATATCCATAGGACATCCGGCCCGGATACCGAATCCCAGGCCCAGGCTACCCTTGGAGGAACTGGTCTTCAACGAGGAGTTCGGGACGTTTTATTACTCAAAAAACGACGCATAA